Within the Pseudomonas fulva genome, the region GCAAGCGACCGGCGCATCCATCACCTGCTCAGAAATGCTGCGGGCATCCGCCGCGAAGTGACCCTGGAGGCCCGTCTGAGCATCGAAGACTTCGATATCCGTCGCGAGGCCGCCCTGCAGGGGCTGGGTTTCACCATGCTGCCGCACACCAAATGCGTGACCGATCTGCAGACCGGCCGCCTGGTACGCCTGCTGCCGGACTGGAACCTGCCCGGTGGGCACCTGCAGGTCGTCTACCCTCACCGGCGCGGCATGTTGCCAGCGGTACGTGTCTGGCTCGACCATATGATCCAGGCCAGCAGCAACGGTTGGCTGATGCCTGGAACGGACCTGATTGGCCCAGGGTCAGAGCAACCTGATAACGTTATCTATCCCCCTACCGAACAGGACAACCGATGACCGCTCGCAAGCCCCAGGCTCCCGGCCAGACCGCGCGAATTCTGGGCGTGGTGTTTTTCACCTTCATCGGCTTTCTCTGCGTTGGCCTGCCCTTGGCGGTGCTGCCCGGTTTCGTGCTCAATGACCTGGGCTACGGCTCGGTGATGGCCGGCCTGGTGATCAGCCTGCAGTACCTGGTGACCCTGGTTTCACGACCGGTCACGGGCATGCTGATCGACCGCATCGGCCCCAAGCTCGCGGTGGTGTACGGCCTCGGTGGCACCCTGGGCAGCGGCGTACTGACCTTGGCGGCGACCAGCCTGCATGGGGTTTCCGGCGAGATCGGCCTGGGCCTGCTGTTGGCCGGGCGCGTCGCCCTGGGCGTTTCCCAGGCGCTGATCGGTACCGGTTCGATCACCTGGGGCATCGGCCGGGTCGGCGCCGAGAACACCGCTCGGGTGATCTCCTGGAATGGCATCGCCTCCTACGGTGCCATCGCCATCGGCGCACCGCTGGGCGTGCTGATGGCCTCCACGCTCGGCCTGTGGAGCATCGGCGCGGCCATCACCCTGCTCAGCCTCGGCGCGCTGTGGGTGGCGCGCGACAAGCCGGCCATCCCGGTGATTCAGGGCAAGCGCCTGCCGTTTCACAACGTGTTCCTGGCCATTGCCCCCAACGGCCTGGCGCTGGCCCTGGGTTCCATCGGCTTCGGCACCCTGGCGACCTTCGTCACCCTGTATTACGCCAGCCTGGGCTGGGAACACGCGGCCTATTGCCTGAGCGCCTTCGGCCTGGCGTTCATCGCCGCCCGCCTGCTGTTCGCCGGGGCCATCGAGCGACGCGGTGGCTACCGGGTCGCGACCATCTGCCTGGCGATCGAAACCCTCGGGCTGTTGCTGCTGTGGATCGCGCCGATTCCCGCCCTGGCCCTGTGTGGTGCGGCGCTGACCGGCTTTGGCCTGTCGCTGGTGTATCCGGCGCTTGGCGTCGAAGCCATCGGCAATATTCCAGCGGCCAGCCGCAGCTCGGCGCTGGGCGCCTATGCACTGTTCTTCGATCTGGCGCTTGGCGTCGCCGGCCCGCTGATGGGCCTGGTGGCCGCCGCCCACGACTACGGTGCGGTGTTTCTCGCCTCGGGTCTGCTGTCGCTGCTCGGCCTGGGCCTGAGCCTCCTGCTGCTGCGCCGGGCGCAGCGGCCGAAGGCGGTGCAACCATGACCCGTGAAGAGCTGATCGACTTCTGCCTGCAGCTGCCGGGGGCTCGCGTCAACTACAAGTGGGGCAGCAACCAGGTGTTCTCCGTGGCGCACAACAAGATGTTCGCCATCGTGGATTTTCTCGGCGACAACCTGGCTTTCAAGGTGGATGACGCGCTGTTTCTCGGTTTCACGGATCGCCCAGGCATTCGCCCTGCCCCCTACCTTGCGCGTGCCCACTGGATCAGCATGAATGGCAGCCAGCCGCCACTGGCTGACGAGGAACTGCGCGACCTGCTGGCCCGCTCCCACCAACTGGTGGTGCGGCGCCTGCCACGCAAACAGCGGGCCGGCCTGCTGCTCGATCTATAACAGGCTGCGCAACCAACCGCTGGTGTAGGTACCGCCGAGCAGGAGCTGATCGATCCAGACCAGTTGGTGCAGCGCCACGATGGCCCAGAACACCAACTGGTAGGACACCTTGCGCGTCTTGTGCCGAAAGGCCTGCTGGGCCACCAGCGCACCCGGCCAGCCGCCTGCCAGCTCGATCAGGTGCAAGGTTTTTTCCGGCGTACGCTGGCGACCTTGCTGGGCGCTGTTCTTGTCGTGCCAGTAGAGCAGGAAGCACAGCGCGCTCGCCACGGGATAGAGCAGCGCCGGCCACGCCGCCCCATTCGCCGACCAGCGCAATGCGCCGACCACCGGCAGCAGGCACAACGCAGCGAAAATCAGCCATTTGGCGATCGGGTTACGCAGTGCGCCGGTTGGCCGTGCAGCCCTGCGCGGGGTTGGCCTGGCAGCCTTGGCGCGGGGCTTGGTGGCATCGGGCTTGCCGGTATCAGGTTTGACACGAATCTGCGGTTGGTCGATGGCCAGCTCACCTGCCAGGCGCACGTGTTCGGCACGCAGACGGCCGCGCTCATCACGTCCGGCAACGAAGAGCACCTGGTCACCGGCCGTGGGCCGACGGTCGCCGCGCATCGCCGAGATATGCGCGAATACTTCATTTCCGCCGGCAACAGGCTGGATGAAACCAAAGCCCTTGTCATCGTCCCAGCGCCTGATGCGGCCAGCCTGCTCCCTGCTCTGCATATGCGTCCTTGACGGCCGGGCAATCAGCCCTCGGCCGTGCTCCAGTCGATCCAGCCGAATTGCCAGGTGGCCAGAATCAGCAGGCCGAAGGCGATCCGGTACCAGGCGAACACCGCATAGCTGTGGTTGGCGATGAACACCAGCAGCGCGCGCACCGTCAGCATGGCGACGATGAAGGTGGTGACGAAGCCGATGGCGAATACCGGCAGATCGCTCCACTGCAGGATGTCCCGGTACTTGTAGAGCGAGTAGACGGTGGCGGCGACCATGGTCGGCATCGCCAGAAAGAACGAGAACTCGGTGGCCGCCTTGCGCGACAGACCGAACAGCAGGCCACCGATGATGGTCGAGCCGGAGCGCGAGGTACCCGGGATCAATGCCAGGCACTGGGCGAAGCCGACCTTGAGGGCGAGCTTCCAGTCCATGTCGTCGACCGTTTCGGCAAGGATGCGGTGCTGACGCTTCTCGGCCCAGAGCATCACCACGCCCCCAATGACCAGCGCGGCGCTGACCGTGATCGGGTTGAACAGCCAGTGCTCGATCAGGTCGGCGAACAGCAGGCCGAGCACCACCGCCGGAAAGAAGGCGATCATCAGATTGACGGTGAAGCGCCGCGCCATGGGGTCGCTGCCCAGCCCGGTGACCACCGCCAGGATGCGCTGGCGGAACTCCCACATCACCGCGAGAATGGCGCCGAGCTGGATGATGATCTTGAAGGCCGTGGCACGCTCGCCATTGAAGTCCAGCAAGTCACCCACCACGATCAGGTGTCCGGTACTGGAAATGGGCAAGAACTCGGTAAGACCTTCAACGATACCCAGAATCAGCGCCTGAAACGCGAGCCAGCTGTCCATCGAAACTCCTCGGAAAGGTGCCAGATGAACTGGCTGTAAAGGGATTGCTTCTCGGACTAGAGCCGCTGGTGGAGGTTCCAGCAGGGCCGAAAAAAGCGGCAGTTATAAAGCACCTGCATGCAATTTCAAAACGCTATCAACGCGAAATTGCATTTTCCTGCCAGCCGAGCGGCCCTCCCGGGCGCGACAAACGATAGAATGCGCGACCGCCCGCCGTCACACCCATGAGGTCCCATGTCACCGCTCGAAGTCTGCGCCTCGTTGCTCGGCCTGGTCGCCGTCTGGCTGACCGTGCGGCAGAACCCCTGGTGCTGGCCCATCGGGCTGGTCATGGTGGTGCTCTATGCGTGGGTGTTCTTCCAGGCCAGGCTCTATTCCAACACGCTGCTGCAAGGCGTGTACGCCGCCCTGCAGCTCTACGGCTGGTGGCAATGGACGCGCGGCGATCGTCCTGACGAGCGCTTGCAGGTATCGAGCCTGGGCCTGGGTCAGACGCTCTCCGGCCTCGGCCTGGGCGTGCTCGGCTCGGCTGTACTGGGCCTGCTGATGATGACCTACACCGATGCCAGCGCGCCCTGGCAGGACGCGACGCTGTGTGCCTTCAGCCTCGTCGCGCAGTTGTGGATGGCCAAGAAGCGCCTGGAGTGCTGGGCGCTGTGGATCCTCCTCGACGTGCTGTTCGTCGCGCTGTTCATCGACCAGAGGCTGTACCTTACCGCTGCGTTGTACGCCTTGTTCACACTGCTTGCCTGCCACGGCTGG harbors:
- a CDS encoding MFS transporter encodes the protein MTARKPQAPGQTARILGVVFFTFIGFLCVGLPLAVLPGFVLNDLGYGSVMAGLVISLQYLVTLVSRPVTGMLIDRIGPKLAVVYGLGGTLGSGVLTLAATSLHGVSGEIGLGLLLAGRVALGVSQALIGTGSITWGIGRVGAENTARVISWNGIASYGAIAIGAPLGVLMASTLGLWSIGAAITLLSLGALWVARDKPAIPVIQGKRLPFHNVFLAIAPNGLALALGSIGFGTLATFVTLYYASLGWEHAAYCLSAFGLAFIAARLLFAGAIERRGGYRVATICLAIETLGLLLLWIAPIPALALCGAALTGFGLSLVYPALGVEAIGNIPAASRSSALGAYALFFDLALGVAGPLMGLVAAAHDYGAVFLASGLLSLLGLGLSLLLLRRAQRPKAVQP
- a CDS encoding MmcQ/YjbR family DNA-binding protein, translated to MTREELIDFCLQLPGARVNYKWGSNQVFSVAHNKMFAIVDFLGDNLAFKVDDALFLGFTDRPGIRPAPYLARAHWISMNGSQPPLADEELRDLLARSHQLVVRRLPRKQRAGLLLDL
- a CDS encoding DUF1294 domain-containing protein — encoded protein: MQSREQAGRIRRWDDDKGFGFIQPVAGGNEVFAHISAMRGDRRPTAGDQVLFVAGRDERGRLRAEHVRLAGELAIDQPQIRVKPDTGKPDATKPRAKAARPTPRRAARPTGALRNPIAKWLIFAALCLLPVVGALRWSANGAAWPALLYPVASALCFLLYWHDKNSAQQGRQRTPEKTLHLIELAGGWPGALVAQQAFRHKTRKVSYQLVFWAIVALHQLVWIDQLLLGGTYTSGWLRSLL
- a CDS encoding undecaprenyl-diphosphate phosphatase, encoding MDSWLAFQALILGIVEGLTEFLPISSTGHLIVVGDLLDFNGERATAFKIIIQLGAILAVMWEFRQRILAVVTGLGSDPMARRFTVNLMIAFFPAVVLGLLFADLIEHWLFNPITVSAALVIGGVVMLWAEKRQHRILAETVDDMDWKLALKVGFAQCLALIPGTSRSGSTIIGGLLFGLSRKAATEFSFFLAMPTMVAATVYSLYKYRDILQWSDLPVFAIGFVTTFIVAMLTVRALLVFIANHSYAVFAWYRIAFGLLILATWQFGWIDWSTAEG
- the pnuC gene encoding nicotinamide riboside transporter PnuC yields the protein MSPLEVCASLLGLVAVWLTVRQNPWCWPIGLVMVVLYAWVFFQARLYSNTLLQGVYAALQLYGWWQWTRGDRPDERLQVSSLGLGQTLSGLGLGVLGSAVLGLLMMTYTDASAPWQDATLCAFSLVAQLWMAKKRLECWALWILLDVLFVALFIDQRLYLTAALYALFTLLACHGWLTWRREVVAARP